A window of Strigops habroptila isolate Jane chromosome 5, bStrHab1.2.pri, whole genome shotgun sequence contains these coding sequences:
- the TMEM237 gene encoding transmembrane protein 237 isoform X2 — MGKKQVCPPRALPPVPSGNQDEIPLSRPKKRKPKGKTPLDSIVQAAVRRQSESSEPLTPEPQDVPPQRKRKKKKVPIDSETSFTQQNVASLFQNGNGMDVPETEETVIRKQRKRTKKPRPAEMHCSNELEVEKEDIIEDEHSRSPDQQPVFAAPTGVSQPVSKVFVEKNRRFQAADRAELIKTTENINVLMDVKASWTTRDVALSVHRSFRVVGLFTHGFLAGYAVWNIIVIYILAGNQLSTVSNLLEQYKALAYPAQSLFYLLLSISTVSAFDRIDLAKASVALRGFLTLDPAAVASFLYFAALILSLSQQMTCDRINLYTPPSENGSIWTAGTEQEIVQPWVVVNLVVSILVGTSWIFLSYRPELDHSEELMFHDEIKEFPQGDSLPRVQP; from the exons ATGGGAAAGAAACAAGTG TGCCCACCTCGTGCCCTCCCTCCAGTGCCAAG TGGAAACCAAG ATGAAATTCCACTCAGTCGTCCCAAAAAACGGAAGCCCAAAGGAAAGACTCCATTAG ATAGCATTGTCCAAGCAGCAGTTCGTCGACAGTCTGAAAGCAGCGAGCCCCTAACTCCTGAACCTCAGGATGTTCCTCCTCAGAGGAAAcgcaagaagaagaaagtacCTATTG aTTCTGAGACCTCTTTTACCCAGCAAAATGTTGCATCCCTGTTTCAGAATGGAAATGGCATGGATGTCCCTGAGACTGAAGAAACAGTGATCcgcaagcagagaaaaagaacaaa GAAACCTCGGCCAGCTGAAATGCATTGTTCCAATGAGCTGGAAGTGGAGAAGGAAGACATCATTGAAGATGAGCACAGCAGGAGCCCTGATCAGCAGCCTGTGTTTGCTGCTCCCACTGGAGTTAGCCAGCCTGTGAGCAAAGTGTTTGTTGAAAAAAATC GGCGTTTTCAGGCAGCTGACCGTGCAGAATTGattaaaaccactgaaaatatCAATGTACTTATGGATGTGAAGGCTTCATGGACTACCAGAGATGTTGCCCTCTCAGTGCACCGAAGTTTCAG GGTGGTTGGACTCTTTACGCATGGCTTCCTTGCTGGCTATGCTGTGTGGAACATCATTGTTATCTACATTTTGGCAGGAAATCAGCTTTCCACAGTTTCCAACCTGCTCGAGCAGTATAAGGCACTAGCATACCCAGCTCAAAGTTTGTTCTATTTGTTGCTGTCTATCAGTACAGTCTCAGCCTTTGACAG gATTGATTTGGCAAAAGCATCAGTTGCACTGAGGGGCTTTCTTACCCTAGACCCAGCAGCAGTAGCCTCttttt TGTACTTTGCTGCCCTTATCTTATCCTTAAGCCAGCAGATGACGTGTGACAGAATTAACCTCTACACACCACCTTCGGAAAATGGCAGCATCTG GACGGCAGGTACAGAGCAAGAAATTGTTCAGCCATGGGTTGTGGTGAACCTGGTAGTGTCTATTCTAGTTGGGACAAGTTGGATCTTCTTGTCTTACCGACCAGAGCTAGACCACAGTGAAG aaCTGATGTTTCATGATGAAATCAAGGAATTTCCTCAGGGAGATAGCTTACCCAGAGTCCAGCCATAG
- the TMEM237 gene encoding transmembrane protein 237 isoform X1: protein MAARRAGSGGCPPRALPPVPSGNQDEIPLSRPKKRKPKGKTPLDSIVQAAVRRQSESSEPLTPEPQDVPPQRKRKKKKVPIDSETSFTQQNVASLFQNGNGMDVPETEETVIRKQRKRTKKPRPAEMHCSNELEVEKEDIIEDEHSRSPDQQPVFAAPTGVSQPVSKVFVEKNRRFQAADRAELIKTTENINVLMDVKASWTTRDVALSVHRSFRVVGLFTHGFLAGYAVWNIIVIYILAGNQLSTVSNLLEQYKALAYPAQSLFYLLLSISTVSAFDRIDLAKASVALRGFLTLDPAAVASFLYFAALILSLSQQMTCDRINLYTPPSENGSIWTAGTEQEIVQPWVVVNLVVSILVGTSWIFLSYRPELDHSEELMFHDEIKEFPQGDSLPRVQP from the exons aTGGCGGCCCGGCGGGCGGGCTCCGGCGGG TGCCCACCTCGTGCCCTCCCTCCAGTGCCAAG TGGAAACCAAG ATGAAATTCCACTCAGTCGTCCCAAAAAACGGAAGCCCAAAGGAAAGACTCCATTAG ATAGCATTGTCCAAGCAGCAGTTCGTCGACAGTCTGAAAGCAGCGAGCCCCTAACTCCTGAACCTCAGGATGTTCCTCCTCAGAGGAAAcgcaagaagaagaaagtacCTATTG aTTCTGAGACCTCTTTTACCCAGCAAAATGTTGCATCCCTGTTTCAGAATGGAAATGGCATGGATGTCCCTGAGACTGAAGAAACAGTGATCcgcaagcagagaaaaagaacaaa GAAACCTCGGCCAGCTGAAATGCATTGTTCCAATGAGCTGGAAGTGGAGAAGGAAGACATCATTGAAGATGAGCACAGCAGGAGCCCTGATCAGCAGCCTGTGTTTGCTGCTCCCACTGGAGTTAGCCAGCCTGTGAGCAAAGTGTTTGTTGAAAAAAATC GGCGTTTTCAGGCAGCTGACCGTGCAGAATTGattaaaaccactgaaaatatCAATGTACTTATGGATGTGAAGGCTTCATGGACTACCAGAGATGTTGCCCTCTCAGTGCACCGAAGTTTCAG GGTGGTTGGACTCTTTACGCATGGCTTCCTTGCTGGCTATGCTGTGTGGAACATCATTGTTATCTACATTTTGGCAGGAAATCAGCTTTCCACAGTTTCCAACCTGCTCGAGCAGTATAAGGCACTAGCATACCCAGCTCAAAGTTTGTTCTATTTGTTGCTGTCTATCAGTACAGTCTCAGCCTTTGACAG gATTGATTTGGCAAAAGCATCAGTTGCACTGAGGGGCTTTCTTACCCTAGACCCAGCAGCAGTAGCCTCttttt TGTACTTTGCTGCCCTTATCTTATCCTTAAGCCAGCAGATGACGTGTGACAGAATTAACCTCTACACACCACCTTCGGAAAATGGCAGCATCTG GACGGCAGGTACAGAGCAAGAAATTGTTCAGCCATGGGTTGTGGTGAACCTGGTAGTGTCTATTCTAGTTGGGACAAGTTGGATCTTCTTGTCTTACCGACCAGAGCTAGACCACAGTGAAG aaCTGATGTTTCATGATGAAATCAAGGAATTTCCTCAGGGAGATAGCTTACCCAGAGTCCAGCCATAG